The following is a genomic window from Pan paniscus chromosome 6, NHGRI_mPanPan1-v2.0_pri, whole genome shotgun sequence.
GAGGCCCTGGGTGTGAGAATCTACAGGATGTAGAGCTGGGAATCAGCCAGGACCCCCTCCAGCAGACACGGAGGGACCACTGCAGAGTCATAAAGGAATTCCCATCATTTCCTCATGAGACAGTCACATCAGGGTGTGACCATGGCCTTGGTATCCCCCACTATGGATGGAGACACTTAGGTTTAGAAAAGTCAGTAAGAGACATTAAATTTCAGAGGGCACAgctgaaaccactttctttgtttattgattttgtttttcttggatttttatttttatttatgtattaatttattttgagacagagtcttgctctgtgggccaggctggaatgcagtggcctgatcttggctcgctgcaacctctgcctcccgggtttaagcgattctcctgtctcagcctcccgagtagctgggattacatgcatgagctactgtgcccagccttggtttttcttttgagacagggttttgctctgtcacccaggctggagtgcagtggtgtagtcatagctcactgcagcctcaaagtcctgagttcaagcaatcatcttgcctcagcctcccaacgtgctgggatctcaggcgggagccaccgcgcctggcccgaaaCCAAGCTTTCTTATCCCAAGCGCTGACCTTTATCAAGTTGACCTAATCCTTTATCATCTCCTAAGTGTCCCTCATGAGTGATCACTTCACATTCCTCCCACATGGAGAGCTCACCCACTGGGGcatatttttcccattggaaaagtgtggttattggaagtttcctgTTTTTGGAAAGAACAGGATTGGAGGTGCTCTCTGGGGTGTCTTCCTACCAAGCAGCCTGTTGAAGGCCTCGTGGTGCTCAGGGAGCACGAGCGACACTCGCCGTCGCTTCAGCTTCATCTTGAGGCCACACAGCATCTCCGCCACCCAGAtctcctcaggctcaggggcGAGCACCTTCCGTAGCTCCTCCTCCGACTCCTCAGATTCGTCCCACCACTCCATCTTCCTTTTCCAGCAAAAGGACCTATGCGGGGGGCTGGGATCTACCCCAGGGGCTGAGTAAAGAAACCAGGCCACGGTGTAATGCTTCTGCAGTTGATCACACTAGAGCCCGACCCAAAACCCCAaaccactctccatcctccccagcctcgcagactgctggcttctccaagccatctttccttctgtctgtctCCTCTGCTGAGCTCCATGTGCcgctccttctcctccccattcTCCCGTTTCTCTGTCCTCAGAACACTTCCTCATAtccttccctggtccctggctctctgagtcccttttttttttttttttttttgttgttgttgttgttgttgttgagaaacAGTCTTCCTTTGTGgcgtaggctggagtgtagtggtgcgatcttggctcactgcaacctctgcctcctgggttccagtgattctcctgcctaagcctcccaagtagctgggattacaggtgcccaccagaacgcccagctcatttttgtgcttctagaagagacagggtttcaccatgttggccaggctggtctccagctcctggcctcaagtgatctgcctgcctggcctcccaaagtgctgggattacaggtgtgagccactgcaccctgcctcagTACCTCCATTCTTCCCACACACCCTCCTCACATGCTCCTTCCTGACTTCtgggcccttccttccttcttttttttttttttttttgagacagcgtcttactctctcacccagaatggaatgcagtggcgctaacTTGGCTCAAAGCAACCTcttccacctgggttcaagcgattatcctgtctcagcctcctgagtagctgggataacaggcatgcctggctaatttttgtattgttagtataaATGAGGTTTCGCTATATTGGTCTGGTTGGTCTCGaacaactgacctcaagtgatccacccatctcagcctcccaaagtagtgggattacaggcatgagctaccacacgcGGCCTTcgtttttcttttgacacagggttttgctctgtcacccaggctggagtgcagtggtgcagtcatagctcactgcagcctcaaagtcctgagttcaagcaatcctcttgcctcagcctcccaacgtgctaggatctcaggcgtgagccactgcacctggcccgaaaCCAAGCTTTCTCATCCCAAGCGCCAAACTTTATCAAGTCTAGCCTAGTCCTCTATCGTCTCCTAAGTGTCCCTCATGAGTGATCACTTCTGAGTCCTCCTGCGTGGAGAGCTCACCCACTGGGGGCGTATCtttcccattggaaaagtgtggtTATTGGAAGTTTCCTCTTTTTAGAAAGAACAGGATTGGAGGTGCTCTCTGGGGTGTCCTCCTACCAAGCTGACTGTTGAAGTCCTTGTGGTGCTCAGGGAGGAAGGGTGACACTTGCTGTTGCTTCAGCTTCATCGTGAGCCCACACATCGTCTCCACTACCCAGGtctcctcaggctcaggggcGAGCTCCTTCTCCGGCTCCTCCGCAGATTCATCTGAccactccctcttccttttccagccaAGGGACCTACATGGGGGGCTGGGATCTACCCCAGGGGCTGAGTAAAGAAACCAGGCCACCGTGTAATGCTTCTGCATCTGATCACCTTAGACCCCGACCCAAAACCCCAaaccactctccatcctccccagaCTTGCAGACTGCTTTCTTCTCTAAGCCATCTTTCTGAGTTTCTCCTCTGCTCAACCCCATGTGccgctccttcccctccccattcttctctctctctgtcctccgaACACTGCTTCATGtccttccctggtccctggctctctgagtccctccttttttgttttgttttgttttgacacagaatcttgctttgtcacccaggctggcgtgtagtggtgcaatctcagctcaccgcaacatccatctcctggattccatttattcttctgcctcagcctctcaggtagctgggattacaggtgcctgccataatgcccagctcaattttgtacttttagtagagacagggtttcaccatgttggccaggctggtctcaaactcctggcctcaagtgatccgcctgccttggcctcccaaagttctgggattacaggtgtgagccaccgcacccagcctgaatttctcCATTCTTCCCACACAGCCTCCTCAGGTTCTCCTTCCTGACCGCtgacccttcttttcttttcttttttctggagtgcagtagtgtgatctcagctcactgcaacctcttcctcccagtctcaagtgattctcctgtctcagcctcctgagtagctgggattacaggtgtgcaccactaccacttggctaatttttatacttttagtagagatgaggtttcaccatattggccaggctggccttcaactcctgacctcaggtgatccacccaccttggcctcccaaagtgctggggttacaggcatgagccaccgcacccggcccccttcCTTCGTCTTAGTCAATCCTATCCCACCTCTTCTTCCACCAGTCCCCTCACCTGATGGTCCCAACGCTTCATCATCCACCACCTCCTGGAGGGGGTACCCCGAGGTGCTCTGCTGGGGACTCTGCTCATTCTGGGGGTGCGGTTGATGGCTGGTCATGATCTTTGCCGTAATCTGTCCCCTCTTACGGAACCTAGTCTCCGTTCTGTCCATGGCCTTCTTCTGGACACTGCTCGGATCCAGAAGAGTATGTTATCAATTCTCAAGCCTAGGAGAAGTCAGGAGTGGAGAACAGCTCTGAGAAGATACTGTTGTCCAACTGATCTCCAGGCACCACGGAGTCCGGTCCCTCCAATCAGGAAGGTCGGAATCTCTGATGTCATGGCTCATGCCAACCTGGCAACCAGTTTGAAAAAAAACACTTGTAACTGCCATTCTGATCTCTTGTCCTGGAGATCCTGGGTGAATGGTATCTCCTGCCACTGTCCCAACCTCAGACCATTGTCCAAAAGCATCTTCAGGGACTCCACATCCCTCTGTTCCCTGTCCCAGCAGAGGCTTTGTCCTCTCCACTCAAAGCCTGAAGCATGTTGGGGTCTCTTCGTCTCTGTACATGCCCATTTCAGAGTCCAGTCTGGTGGGAGAGggaacagagtgggaaagaaaactAGGGTAAGCAGAAACGATGAAACCTTATaagagtgagattatcatgtacaagagtgagattatcatgtacaagagtgagattatcatgtacaagagtgagattatcatgtacaagagtgagattatcatgtacaagagaTCCCAGGAATACTGACTTGATGAAAAAGTCACATGAGAGCACTCAGTTTGGCAGAGCTTTTCTGCCGAATGTTTACTCACATTCACTGTCCGAGATTCTGTACTGGGGGTACACACGTCCTCTGCCCTAAGGCAATTTTGAGTCCAAGAGACATTTTGAGGCCTAAAAATCATAGGAAACTGCCCCTGAGCTCACACATATTTCCAATGGTGTCCCCAATTTCAGGGAATCCATGGATTACCTAAGCCAGACCCTCCAGTTCGGCTAAGAAACTCTAGTCTGTATATCAAGTTTTGTATCATATGTATTGCTCTGAACTCAGAAATTTCCCTTCCATTTATGGATTCtatgaataaaatatcacatgtacaaaAAGACTAAGTCAAAAATttcagctgtgcacagtggctcatgcttgtaatcccagcactttgggtggccaagggaggaagattgcctgaggccagcagttcaagaccagtataggcaacatagcaagagcccatctctaaaaaaaccaaaccaaaccaaattacccaggtgtggtggctggcacctgtgttccaactacttgggagactcatgtgacaggaagatcacttgagcccaggagttagaagctgcagtgagccatgatcttgcccctgcactccagtctgggcaacacagcaagatattgtgtcaaaaaaaatttttttaataaaaaataaaagagttacaTGACATTCAGAGACCATCCAAAAAACCTGTGGGTTcccggctgggctcagtggctcacgcctgtaatcccagcactttgggaggccaaagtgggtggatcacttgaggtcaggagtttgagaccagcctggacaacatggtgaaaccccatctctactaaaaatacaaaaaattagccaggcatggtggtggatgcctgtaatcgcagctactcaggagagggcgctggagaatcacttgaactcatagTGcgcaggttgcagggagccaagattgcaccattgtgctccagcctgggcaacaagagcaaaactccatctcaaaaaaaataaagaacccgCGAGTGAGTTCCCACACGTTTTCCTAATGGGCTGCTGTTTTCCTAGGAGTCTCGCGCTCATAGAAAAGGCACAAACTGAAAGAGGAAGCAGATCCCATTGCTGTGGAAGTCCCATTGTTAGGaagctctgcttttctggagttcAAATTCGCATTCATGACGCTTTAAACCGTCAGAGCTGGGTGGGTCCTCCTACAACAAAAtagtttgctctctctctcctagtTAACAGGCTTTCAAATATTAGAAGATCAATGTTCTGACCccattaaaatttctcttttgtggAATGAAAAGCTCTGATTTAACTCATCTTCAAGCCTGGTTTgcatatttctctctcttccgGCCACCTTGTCTAGACACACTACAGTGAGGCCGTGCCCATCGTAAATGTTATTGATACATTGTCAAAAAATTGGcaaaccaggtgcggtggctcatgcctgtaatcctaccactttaagaagcagaggcagacagatcaccagaggtcagaagttcgagaccagcctgtccaacatgtttaaatccgtctctactaaaaatacagaaaaaatgagctgggcgtgggggtgtacatctgtaatcccagctacttgggaggctgaggcaggagaatcgcttgaacctggaaggcggaggttgcagtgagccgagattgcatcactgcagtccagcctgggtgacagagcgagacaccatcgcaaaaaaaaaaaaaaaaaaaaggctaaaatacttttcttttcttttcttggagacagagtctcactctgtcgcccaggctggcacgtttatggctcactgcagcctcaaactcctgtgctcaagtgatcctcccacttcagcctcccaagtagctgggagtatagtcatatgccacaatgcccagcggattttttaatttttagtagagacaggtttctctatgttgcccaggctggtcttgaactgggctcaagtgatcctcttctttaacctcccagtgttgggattataggcatgagccaccacggctggcctaGAATACTTTTCTAAAGATaaatttctattctctatttgttTATGTAATTCATGCAGGAAAGACAGTTTCTAAAATATTGAGTAGGCTTTTAAGCAGgagggtattttgttttgttaccaTCATGAGCTCATGGGTTtaaacagatagtaaatatttcagtacaTAGAAGTTgtgattctttttgaaaattaagtggTTCCATCTTTGGCCAGACAGAATCCCTTTAAGTTGGTTTCTGAGtcgttttgaaatatatttgatatatatgataggaaatatatacatatatgtttttaatagcaaatatatacatatatatttgatagcattattttctatttagcattttattttgaaatcatttcagattttcagaaaaattgcaaGGATTTTACAAAGAAATCCCAGATACTTCCTTTTGTTCAGATACTTCATTCTTAACATTTTCCCACATTAATCATTTATATGcctatatacgtatgtgtatatatatatttatatatatatatatattctgaactATTTGAGAGTGGGTATAATGTGTCATGCCTCTTTACCCTATAAAGTTTTAGATTATAGCTCATAAAATCAAGAATATTCTATTAAATATCCATAGCACAGTAATTGAATTCAGGAAATTTATCATTGATTTAATACTTTTATCTAAACTATAGTTCATTTTCCAGTTTTGCCAATTTCCCAATAATTTCCTTtatagcaatttttaatttttggtagaagaTTCAGTCTAGGACTGTTAATTGCCTTTAGTTTTCATGCTTTTTAAGTCTGTTTAATACGGATTTGTTCCTCAGTGCCATTATAACATTTGAAGAATACAGGCCAGTGATTTTATAGAAGTCTTTAAATTTAGGTTTCCCTGATCTTTCTTCATGATTAGATTTAGACTGTGAATTTTTGTCTGGAATGCTACATGGAACCTCTTAAATTTATGGCTCAGAACAGGATCTGTCTTGGGAAAATCCTGTGCATGCCTGAGAAGATGGCTTGTTCTGCTCTGGTTGGGTGGAGTGTTTGATAAGTGTTAATGAGATCAAGTTGGTTGGTTGTGTTGTTCAGGTGTACTATATCCTTGTGGATTGTGTGCCCACTTGTATCAATTGTGGGGGAGAGGGGATTGAAATCTGCTGCAGTtgtggttctgtttctctttgcaattttaccactttttgttttatgtgttATGTTAGATACATAAATGTTCAAGGTTATTACGTCCTGTTGATTAATTAACCACTTTGTAAAATGGCCTTCCTTATCCCTGCTAATATTCCAGGCTGTGAAATGTACTTTGTTATTTATGTAGCATTCTTTTGAGTAATACATGCATGGTATATCttattccatccttttacttttaacctatttgcatctttatatctaaagtattatttcttacagGCAGCAAAATTTGGAtcttgcttgttttcatcagtCTATTTCTGTCTCATAATTGGGGATGTATAAACCATTTACatgtaatgtgattattgataaaACGAGTTAGGTTATAGTCCGttgtctttgctttcttttagtctcatcttctttgtttctttttaaaatgtctctgtttgtcttccttccttttgatTAGTTGAGAATTTTTTATGATTCTACTTTATATCTTTTGTTGGCTTTTTAGCTATCacactgttttgttattttagtgaGTTAGAATTTATAGTATGCAAGTTTAATTGTCATAGTTTATTCTTAAGTAATATCCATTTTTCTTAGAATAAGAGAAACTTACAATAGGacacttccatttctctcctcttgGTCTTTACAccgttgttcattttatttttacaggtgGTATCAGTGCCACACACCATCTACTACGTTGTTGTTAAttaaactgtatttatttatttatttatttatttatttatttatttattttgagacagggtctcactctgtcccccaggctggagtgcaggggtgctatcttggcccactgcaacctctgtctcccgggttcaagtgattctcctgcctcagcctcctgggtagctgggattacagacacccaccatcacacccggctaatttttgtatttttagtagagacgaggttttgccatgttggccaggctggtctcgaactcctgacctcaggtcacccatctgcctcagccacccaaagtgctgggattacaagtgtgagccaccacacttggcccaggtatcttttaaagagatttaagtaATGAGAGAAAATACACAGTTACCATTTCTGGtactcttcattcctttgtgtaaatctaaatttttatttgctgtcattttacttctgcctgaaggactttctttaacatttcttctagTTGATGATGAATTATTATATGTCTGCAAATGTCTTCattgtgtgtttgcttttaaagttgtttttgctggatttttctccacagtgctttaaatatgtttctctgttgtcttcctgcttacatttttttctaagagaaatcTGATCTCATACTCATGTTTGTTCCCCTATATataacatgtctttttttcttccccccttattgttttaaactttttatcacTAGTTTTGGACAATTTGATTGCAATATGTCATGgtatctttttttcatgtttctgttttgGGGATCATTGAACTTCTTGGATCTTGGGTTTGTAGTGTCATCACTTggggaacatttttatcattatctCTTCATGTACCCGCCACCTCCCCTCCATTGATTCTTGTTGCCTGTATATTAGGCCACTTGAAATTTTCCCACAGCACACTGTTgctctttatttgcttttaattcttttttctctgtttcattttatgtaaCTTCTGTTGCTGTCTTTATATTCACTAATCTCTTTTTTCCACGATGCTGTTCATCTTTTCCAGTATAATTTTCATCTCAGATATTGTACTATCTGTAGAAGGTTAGCGTGGGTCTTTTTTACATCTTGCCTGTCTTGATTTTTTTGAACATTTGGAATAGAACGATGAACTCTCTCAGTGCTCTGTGCCGGTTGTGAACTCTGTGTCAATTCTGGGCCAGTTTTGATGGActgattcttttcttccttatgggTTGTAATTTCCTGCCCATTTTCCCATCCCACAACTCTTTCTCGTCACATCTGCCTCGGTTCTTCTTCCCTGCTCCATGGCCTGGAAACGCTCAAGGCAGAAGTTGATAGGTTCACCTTGTTTATTTCCCATCACTCATAGATAACTCTACTGCCTGATAATCAGTgccttgaaaaccactgcttcagcccaggcgtggtggctcatacctgtaatcacagcaacaacaacaacaaggctaaggcgggcggatcacgaggtcaggagttcaagaccagcctcgccaacatggtgaaaccccatctctactaaaaatataaaaattagccgggcatgctggtgcacgcctgtaatcccagctactggggaggctgaggcagaagaattgctggaacccgggagacagaggttgcaatgagccaagattgtgccattgcaccccagcctggaagacaagagcgagacttcatctcaaaaaacaaaaaacaaaaacaaaaacaaaaaaacaaatcattgCTTCATAtatgttcttgttttatttttctttctgtttttgattttgttgttctttGGTGTGTGCTGTTTCAGGTTGGAGGGTATATCCAGTACTTGTTAATTTATCACACCTGAGGGCAGAGGTCCTCATGTCTCTGTCTATatgttttttctaatatatatatatttttctttgtagagacagggtcttgctatgttgccaaggctggtctcaagctcctggcctcaagcaatccttctgcctcagctttccagagtgctgggattacaggcatgagccaccacacctggcctggatccagttttatccatgtccaaatttttttttccctgagctgtttttgattttcttccacctcataTGAACTGTAGTGTCAGCTTATCTAGTTCCAGGAAAaagctttttggtatttttattgggattgcatatttataaagtaatttaGGGAAACTGGTATCTCTGTATTATTAAGTTGACCTTAATACTAcaactaattttgttgttgtttttggatttttagtagagatggggtttcaccatgttgaccaggctggtcttgaactcctgacctcaggtgatctgcccacctcggccttccaaagtgttgggattacaggcgtgagccaccgtgcccaagcacttttactttttcttagttatattcctctaattgttttctcttctctaattgtagataatgagcattttattaataccttgttcttgatcttagtggGAAGATACGTAGTTTTTCCCTGTTAAGTAAAATCCTGACTTTCGGACCGAGAAGACTGAGGCataagagtatgtgtgtgtgtgtgtgtgtgtgtgtgtgtgtatacacgcaAACTGTATATATGTGCTTGTGTGTAATTGAAATACATATGTCACATATCATATGTACTATGGCATATTAGggtgtaatatttatatttgtgtatataatattGATGTTAATGAAGTATCCatcagtttctattttctttagtttgtttttttaaatcagcttttTCTGTCAAGCTTTTTCAAGTATCTTCATGGAtacaagatttttcttctttgctgtgtTATAGTGGCTTATCATATTAAtagatttccaa
Proteins encoded in this region:
- the LOC117977794 gene encoding putative speedy protein E21 is translated as MDRTETRFRKRGQITAKIMTSHQPHPQNEQSPQQSTSGYPLQEVVDDEALGPSAPGVDPSPPCRSLGWKRKREWSDESAEEPEKELAPEPEETWVVETMCGLTMKLKQQQVSPFLPEHHKDFNSQLAPGVDPSPPHRSFCWKRKMEWWDESEESEEELRKVLAPEPEEIWVAEMLCGLKMKLKRRRVSLVLPEHHEAFNRLLEDPVIKRFLAWDKDLRVSDKYLLAMVIAYFSRAGFPSWLYQRIHFFLALYLANDMEEDDEDSKENIFHFLYGKTRSRIPLLRKRWFQLGRSMNPRARKNRSRIPLLRKRRFQLRRCMNPRARKNRSQIVLFQKRRFHFFCSMSGRAWVSPEELEEIQAYDPEHWVWARDRARLS